The Hemicordylus capensis ecotype Gifberg chromosome 6, rHemCap1.1.pri, whole genome shotgun sequence genome window below encodes:
- the FITM1 gene encoding fat storage-inducing transmembrane protein 1, whose amino-acid sequence MRVGMAEGLESKKLPSSLLATAAGWAQALCRALVCFWSNQYAWLLGVPCLRRAYHLWLAAVVIFGPLLQFYVNPRAIFANHHNFFNIKFVRSAWGWTCIFLGGFMLLVVYLATRKILLTIRHLARLAVGAGLWLGATETFLLIENLTGYCFDPVPEGILVNNLPDKWTCLHKGHQWHGYDVSGHTFLLTFCCLLMVEETSVFRRYLAQGHPAGVPLRLIFLLNVVLLALWNFLLACTVVYLYEYSHKVVGAAIATLCWYLTYRVWYRCQWSPGRPGTGLFLKGAPGEAKKRN is encoded by the exons ATGCGGGTGGGGATGGCGGAGGGACTGGAGTCCAAGaagctgccctcctccctgctggcCACAGCCGCTGGCTGGGCCCAAGCCCTCTGCCGGGCCTTGGTGTGTTTTTGGAGCAACCAGTATGCCTGGCTTCTGGGGGTCCCTTGTCTCCGGCGGGCTTACCACCTGTGGCTGGCAGCCGTCGTCATTTTTGGGCCCCTGCTTCAGTTCTACGTCAACCCGCGGGCAATCTTTGCCAACCACCATAACTTCTTCAACAT CAAGTTTGTCAGATCCGCCTGGGGCTGGACATGCATTTTCTTGGGTGGCTTTATGCTGCTGGTTGTGTATCTGGCCACTCGCAAAATCCTGCTCACCATCCGCCATCTTGCCCGCCTGGCAGTGGGGGCTGGCCTTTGGCTCGGTGCCACAGAGACCTTCCTGCTGATCGAGAACCTCACCGGCTACTGCTTTGACCCTGTGCCCGAGGGCATCCTGGTGAACAACCTCCCGGACAAGTGGACGTGTCTCCATAAAGGCCACCAGTGGCACGGTTATGACGTCTCCGGCCACACGTTCCTCCTCACCTTCTGTTGCCTCCTCATGGTGGAAGAGACCTCCGTCTTCCGGCGCTACCTGGCCCAGGGGCACCCGGCTGGGGTCCCTTTGCGCCTCATCTTCCTCCTCAACGTCGTCCTCCTCGCCCTGTGGAACTtcctgctggcctgcactgttgTGTATCTCTACGAATACAGCCACAAGGTGGTGGGAGCCGCCATCGCCACCCTTTGTTGGTACCTCACTTACCGCGTCTGGTACCGGTGCCAGTGGTCGCCAGGGAGGCCTGGAACGGGCCTGTTCCTCAAAGGAGCCCCGGGGGAGGCCAAGAAACGAAACTGA